The nucleotide window TCCCTGGTCGGGTCACCTGGCCTTCCCGGGAGGGAGACAGTCGCCGGAGGACGATTCGGCGCGCGCAACCGCGGAGCGGGAGACAGCGGAGGAGGTGGGGATCCGCCTGGCGCACGATGGGCGATTCCTGGGCCCTCTCGATCCCGTCTGGCCACGATCCGGGGCTCCCTCAGTGGTCGTGGCTCCGTTCGTCTTTGCCGTGACCTCCGGGGTCGACCTCGTTCTCAACCACGAGGTCGCGGATGCCTTCTGGATTCCTCTGCGAACGCTGACGGCCCCGGGGTCAGCGACAGAGTATCTCCATGCCCTGGCGGAGGGCGAGGAGCTCCGCTTTCCGGCGATCGCCTACGAATCGCACGTGATCTGGGGGCTCACCCACCGGATCATGACCGAGTTCCTGGATATCGTCCGCCACGCGCTGGATGGGGAGGGGGCGGGGTGAGGAAGGCCTGTGGCGCATGGCGACGTGACGAGGTGACGAGGTGACACGGTGACAAGGTGAACGGGTGAGCAGATCGCCACCCCGACGCGCTGAGTGAGTGAGCTGACCCGAAGCG belongs to Longimicrobiaceae bacterium and includes:
- a CDS encoding CoA pyrophosphatase, with amino-acid sequence MALVVRPAPSDLELLVIKRATRAGDPWSGHLAFPGGRQSPEDDSARATAERETAEEVGIRLAHDGRFLGPLDPVWPRSGAPSVVVAPFVFAVTSGVDLVLNHEVADAFWIPLRTLTAPGSATEYLHALAEGEELRFPAIAYESHVIWGLTHRIMTEFLDIVRHALDGEGAG